AGTGGTCATCGCCGAAATCCGCTCCGACGAACAGGTGATGGTGTTTGGTCGCCGCATCCAAAACCGGGTCGTCCGGCAGGCGATGGCTGTGGCCACCATGGCTGTTGTGCTGGTGACTTCCGCAATCGGTGCCCTGATGCTGCTGGTGCCATATATTCCCACCTCACAGCTCGCATTCGAAGCGATCTCGGCGATCGCCACCGTCGGCCTGTCCACCGGTATTACCGCTGTGCTGCCGACAAGTGCGAAACTGGTCATCACATTGCTGATGTATGCCGGGCGGATCGGGCCGATCACCCTGGTGGCAGCCCTGGCCGCCCGTCACCACACCCGCCTGTATTCCTATCCTGATGAAAGGCCGCTCATTGGTTAAGTTCTGGTCGAAGAAAAACGTGCCCCTGGTGGTTATTTTGGGGCTGGGTCGCTTCGGAATGGCCCTCGGGGAAGAGCTGGTGGCCTCCGGGGTGGAAGTATTGGGCATCGACGACGATGAAGAAGTCGTCAAACGAGCAGCACCACTGCTCACCCACGTCGCCCAAGCCGACACCACCAACCCGGATGCGTTACGCCAACTCTCTGTTCACGAAGCACAGCGGGTCGTCATCGGTATCGGCTCCGACATGGGTGCGTCGCTCTTGACCGCCTCCACCGTCCTCGACCTTGGGGTGCCGAATGTGTGGGCGAAAGCCGACAACGTCAACCATGCCAAAATCCTTTCCCAAATCGGGGTACATCATGTCATCCGTCCCGACCGGGACACTGGCCGCCGAATCGCCCATGTCATCACCGGCCGGGTGGAAGAATACGCTGAATTTGACCGGGACTTCGCCCTGGTGAAAGTCGCCCCGCCGGTAAGCCTGCTCGGGCAGCCGATCTCCGCGGTGCAAGGCGAGATCTCTATTGTGGCGATCCGACCCGCCGAAGGAACCTTCCGCATCGCCACCCCGGAGACCATCATGCA
The Corynebacterium choanae DNA segment above includes these coding regions:
- a CDS encoding potassium channel family protein, producing MVKFWSKKNVPLVVILGLGRFGMALGEELVASGVEVLGIDDDEEVVKRAAPLLTHVAQADTTNPDALRQLSVHEAQRVVIGIGSDMGASLLTASTVLDLGVPNVWAKADNVNHAKILSQIGVHHVIRPDRDTGRRIAHVITGRVEEYAEFDRDFALVKVAPPVSLLGQPISAVQGEISIVAIRPAEGTFRIATPETIMHSGDLVIAAGSIQALEEFGAAD